A single window of Granulicella sibirica DNA harbors:
- a CDS encoding Ig-like domain-containing protein: protein MITAGEALVDTGGFVLTGGIPVVTALDPNYGQPGTNGLEVTIHGAYTNWDSTTTPDFGPGITLVTKQVEDSTTLNAVISIDPNAPIGYRTVFVRTGTQVLTGNFQIYVPPPPVPAITYYVPSQGLTGQTFTISFTGSNTHWDPGPINAATTATFGDGIAVNTFQVTGPTSALANITILPSAASGTRLIVFTTGSETETATFTVVSSTSGPGGVTPMLSVIDPGQAMQGSANVLINIIGQYTTFDANTLFDFGSGITVNGITVLGPTIATANISIDQLAPLGGRTITATMGTVVASGVGFSVTPSLALISALMPNTALQGSTLTIEVTGQNTHWGPATRFQFGAGIVTASVVVNSPTDATLVLSLPALAPIGPTYVTATTLGEVATINNGFVVQAGTPLLLSSGPGSIQQQSRVTFTILSQATQWTSNPPAVDYGAGITLSNTIVTSDTSLTVDAYVDPLTSPGGRTLTVSNGTQTLTLPNAVSISPGPAAVGSVSPSSGGQGSSYTVALHGTNTHWQQGLTQLAFPGVTINSFNVNSTTLATATITVSSYATPGLVNITTTTLGEVATEVNAFEITQTEPEMLFINSATGALGQTETVTITTINTNFGSGSTASFGPGIKVNSVNALSPTSLSVNITVQPTTALGSRSVVITTGTEVVSSSTLFQVVHGPAAILSLSPASGGQGRSVTVLVTGSQTNYMSGVTSASFGGGITVTSVSVVDALHANVTVSVPTSTPIGSYDVTLTTGGEVSTILGGFGVTLGSAKLGNVSPSTGPQGATNLSVSLVGVLTNFLNGTSTASFGAGITTNSLTVNSPTSATANITISPSATLGSRTVTVTTGSETASITGGFSVLAGQPGLISATPASLKVGDTANVVVTGQFTTFKQGVSTISLGSGVTVNSVTVANATQLTANITIDANTYAGERDITVTTASETETLSGGFTVLPGTAVITVINPNIGTPNQTVTVVITGQYTNWGASTKVSFGPGITVGTGVDGMAGPVTVNGPSTLTATLNIDADADLGPRDVTVTTGGEVETVPAGFTVQPTTVSPPTVLFSSPAYYEGGVPINTKITAVFSQPMDRTSFTATDVNVYLESSVQGQISVSGSISLDASGRVLTFIPTVPLAVGSSYELYLTSAITDASGNALDAYATLFSTGFTASTTAPQVVAVNPIADIKNVGTNATIQVEFNTPMDQSTQTGLTVSDGVNSIPGSYSWNTNTNCFYGYSFYYSYQCTAGTIVTFTPSQPLAPNQAYTVNYGAPLADAAGNVLGTGSFAYTTGAGPDTTNGSSGVSFGYFQPDMSTNFTPQVNFSKPVNRIDVNASNLFLYDYDSGKYLRGTVNVAADGLSATFVPAMPLLPDTAYAFAFSGGTFDMDGNTLYGNYAYFITGASSDSTPPQVASVSPSDGTSTVPLNAQVAIHFNEPVDPDFPGTMTVTPDGGVPIPGTATLSSDQLTLTFLPTNSLKGMTKYTVALTGYQDFAGNVGVNFNSQFTTTTTVTPISLSTGFLASGMLSTTDNTSDANWVVTVGSNAPVAAKIDGPGDGDWSTSYASNGPNSSWITLNPDSPAGNTAGVFSRTFNLTGYNLSNLCLVGSMAVDITGGLQLNGTPITQPIDTYSLVPLNVALPVASLNAGVNTLSMVYSTTNDNIDAFRLEATVQTCGVSFTSGLQLVRSTPAIQATGVATSTSITLTFNHPLDPATVNANTIQVLNTGASYSQIAGSYKVNGSQVIYTPDSPFPANTQINVNSYGGPVDTAGESLGNVNTLLYFTTNATSIAPSAPFAVTAFSPAPDSTNIGLHAPVVATFNRSFNPQTINPTSSGTDFALYAGDNLNCTNYMKSQDNTTLQFNCYPLPASTAMTALIKSNLQDMSGQGVANFSSKFTTAPVDSNTHGTIVTARPGSGATSVPANSPLVLFTSLPISTSSANAALKVSQNGVLIPGAIQVLDSGYTLQFTPSSPYVAGALIQWTVTADLVDATYGSSFTATGGYFTVAADTSMTIPTLQAAYPAAGGGTVPNSIFELQFSAPIDPGTVNATNIYLTYQGNGGSNLAATLSQPQPNTIRIIPQSDLTGSPVYLVIESGLRSTTSVPAQQTEYYFFPTGADDTTVPTIVSAVPYNGAINIGVNATPGIVFSKAIDPASINNNTFKVANGGASLPGGYMISTDNTRVQFVPSSPLPVNADLTMTLEGVLDGEGHAASFSSHFKTASGPDFTPPTIVYSSVGDGETVPVNATVTVQFSESMDITTLNTRNIDIYDYLLGTYVPATLTFSADQSVAYLVPNAPLAAGRQYVLQVYSGMDLAGNQLQGNSFSFTAGLAAASSAPTLQYLNPLRGATGVGVNVLIEAQFTGGIDPNTLSGVELLAGVNSVPITTTTSNGNTILQLTPQTPLTPNTTYQVRIAGVKDPAGNTLSTVTNSFTTGATFDLAGPQVVAYDPPNGAEVGTNISPKFYFNKPLNPITVTTSSFRMYRDDTGQNIPISVIPATNGLSVTLEPLHAIAPNGQYEFAAGYGFQDANGNNGNGLTIYFSTGAGTNTTGPSITVSPGAGATGIPLDTHVVATSSAPIDPTSWTQSSIQVLDNLSQAVAGTIGLTDTQTLTFVPTNPLSQNVTYTVKAGGFNDANGNPATLSNTNFRTGTSAGTDGLTLASTNIPSGAANVANTQAIILTFSQILNPASVNDSTLRVLNTYNGSLGLAGTYLVSGNQVTFTPVAPYPAGAQIYVVSCGGPSDVQGDVFLNGSCYSQLLSFTVSSASPDTTPLKVVSINPAANATGVPLTTQVSVTFNKSINPSSVSYGGSSALLSAGQSIQNYGSVSFSPDNLTVTFNTGALYGSTKYTVTLPAGGITDMSGNGLATTFDSTFQTMSATSNATGYVTTTAPSSVGNVPSDSLLTLFVNEMVDPSTVQGNLVVTVNGEVYPGTVQAVASGYEVQYTPQVPFPAGAVVQWFFSNVYDTNGNAIQARSGYFYVQAVPDPMGAPIIVAGSPASSSTNVPTNAVFDEQYSLPIDASTLSSASFYSYYGAIPALNVTLLSPAVVRIAPATPLLPSTAYYVCQSGSIKGTNGVTAQGTCINFTTTAGPDTSQGAVKIGPPNGSKNVGTNGMVRLVFSKPVDATTVTTDTVKVMHGSVSIPGTLTLSSDYGTSGYDFIGATFTPVNPLPPSTTLQVSVDGVEDYAGNALAKASSQFTTAPAPDFSAANVTLDFGYGTTDIGTNATFSCRYSKPVDPSSVSADQTYVSLTGTNARVPSTFLFSSDMESVTIKPVSALTADTSYGYQCVGALDLTGNNTYTGYVQFTTGSGPSSTGPTLLRTNPPSGATNVPLNTGEGPFNATSLGLLFDKPLSENSLSNVTLKPQGGNPLYIATGQNIGDTEVSVFLANTLQPNTQYTYSITGVTDYSGNPIALVTSTFTTGSGVDFVSPTVAGFIPADATTGVSMGTPLKVTFSEPMNPVLIDSNHVVLLNHNTQAVIPTTLSISTDNTTVSLTPVSPLAAGTIYDFEVVNPNWYLTDIAGNHLNTYEAIATFTTGP from the coding sequence ATGATTACCGCAGGCGAGGCGCTGGTGGATACCGGAGGCTTCGTGCTTACGGGTGGCATCCCGGTCGTGACGGCGCTTGACCCGAATTATGGGCAGCCCGGCACGAATGGACTCGAGGTCACGATCCACGGGGCTTACACGAACTGGGACTCGACCACGACGCCCGACTTTGGACCGGGTATCACATTGGTGACGAAGCAGGTAGAGGACTCCACGACGCTCAATGCGGTCATCTCTATCGATCCGAACGCGCCGATCGGCTATCGGACTGTTTTCGTGCGTACCGGAACGCAGGTCCTTACGGGTAACTTCCAGATTTACGTTCCGCCACCGCCGGTTCCTGCTATCACGTATTACGTGCCTTCGCAGGGGCTGACTGGTCAGACCTTCACGATCAGCTTCACAGGTTCCAATACACACTGGGATCCAGGCCCGATCAATGCCGCCACGACGGCGACGTTCGGCGATGGCATAGCGGTAAACACCTTCCAGGTGACCGGCCCGACAAGCGCGCTTGCGAATATCACGATTCTTCCGTCGGCGGCTTCAGGCACCCGCTTGATCGTCTTCACCACGGGGTCGGAGACGGAGACCGCCACTTTCACGGTCGTCTCATCCACCTCCGGTCCGGGCGGCGTAACCCCGATGCTGAGCGTCATCGACCCCGGACAGGCGATGCAGGGCTCAGCAAACGTACTGATCAACATCATCGGTCAATACACGACCTTCGACGCCAACACCCTGTTCGATTTCGGGTCTGGCATAACGGTCAACGGGATTACCGTGCTTGGCCCGACCATTGCAACGGCGAATATCAGCATCGACCAACTGGCGCCGCTCGGAGGAAGAACTATTACGGCGACCATGGGAACAGTCGTGGCCAGCGGCGTCGGCTTCTCCGTAACGCCCAGCCTTGCCTTGATCTCGGCGCTGATGCCGAACACGGCGTTACAGGGAAGCACGTTGACGATAGAAGTGACAGGGCAGAATACGCACTGGGGACCTGCGACTCGATTCCAGTTCGGAGCAGGCATCGTGACTGCGAGCGTTGTGGTCAACAGCCCGACGGACGCCACGCTTGTATTGTCCCTGCCTGCACTTGCGCCGATTGGGCCCACGTACGTTACCGCGACGACGCTAGGTGAGGTCGCCACGATCAACAATGGATTCGTCGTCCAGGCAGGCACCCCGCTTCTTCTTTCTTCGGGACCTGGTTCGATACAGCAGCAGAGTCGAGTGACCTTCACCATTCTGAGCCAGGCGACGCAGTGGACCTCGAATCCTCCGGCAGTCGACTACGGTGCGGGCATCACGCTCTCCAACACGATTGTGACCAGCGATACGTCGTTGACCGTAGATGCCTATGTCGATCCGCTGACCAGCCCCGGTGGGCGAACGCTGACCGTGAGCAATGGCACGCAGACGCTTACGCTTCCTAACGCGGTTTCCATCAGCCCCGGTCCGGCGGCGGTCGGCAGCGTCTCTCCATCGAGTGGAGGACAGGGCTCGAGTTACACGGTCGCGCTTCATGGGACAAACACGCACTGGCAGCAGGGGCTGACCCAACTTGCGTTCCCGGGCGTTACCATCAACAGTTTCAATGTGAACTCCACGACGCTGGCAACCGCTACCATCACGGTTTCGAGCTACGCCACGCCTGGCTTGGTCAATATCACGACGACCACACTCGGCGAGGTCGCAACCGAGGTGAACGCGTTCGAGATCACGCAGACTGAGCCGGAGATGTTGTTTATCAACTCCGCCACCGGAGCGCTTGGACAGACCGAGACCGTCACGATCACGACGATCAACACTAACTTTGGATCCGGCTCGACAGCCAGCTTCGGCCCGGGAATCAAAGTGAACTCCGTAAACGCTCTCAGTCCGACCTCGCTTTCGGTCAACATCACCGTGCAGCCGACGACGGCTCTCGGATCGCGCAGCGTCGTGATTACGACCGGCACCGAGGTGGTCTCAAGCAGCACGCTCTTCCAGGTGGTCCACGGTCCCGCGGCCATCCTCAGCCTGAGCCCCGCAAGCGGCGGACAGGGGCGATCGGTGACCGTGCTCGTCACCGGGAGCCAGACCAACTACATGAGCGGCGTGACGTCGGCCAGCTTTGGCGGAGGGATCACAGTGACCAGCGTCAGCGTGGTCGATGCCCTCCACGCCAATGTGACGGTCTCCGTCCCGACCAGTACCCCGATCGGCAGCTACGATGTAACCCTCACCACCGGGGGAGAAGTGAGCACCATCCTTGGTGGCTTCGGCGTCACGCTTGGCAGCGCGAAGCTCGGAAACGTGTCTCCGTCGACGGGTCCTCAAGGCGCAACCAACCTGAGCGTAAGCCTCGTGGGCGTGCTGACCAACTTCCTGAATGGCACCAGTACGGCGAGCTTTGGCGCCGGAATCACAACAAACTCGTTAACCGTGAATAGCCCCACGTCCGCGACGGCGAATATAACCATCAGTCCGTCAGCGACCCTAGGATCGAGGACGGTGACGGTGACCACGGGCAGTGAGACGGCGTCGATCACCGGCGGCTTCTCCGTGCTCGCAGGCCAGCCTGGCTTGATCTCCGCTACACCCGCATCGCTCAAGGTCGGCGACACGGCCAACGTTGTCGTTACGGGCCAGTTCACGACGTTCAAGCAGGGTGTCTCCACGATCAGCTTAGGCTCTGGAGTCACGGTGAACTCCGTAACGGTAGCCAACGCTACCCAATTGACGGCCAACATCACGATCGATGCAAACACCTACGCGGGCGAGCGCGACATAACCGTGACGACCGCGAGCGAGACGGAAACGCTCTCCGGCGGGTTCACTGTGCTACCAGGCACTGCCGTCATCACCGTGATCAACCCGAACATCGGCACGCCAAACCAGACGGTCACGGTAGTGATCACGGGGCAGTACACCAACTGGGGCGCGTCCACCAAGGTGAGCTTCGGACCGGGCATTACGGTGGGCACCGGCGTGGACGGGATGGCGGGCCCGGTGACGGTCAATGGTCCCTCCACCCTGACAGCCACCCTGAATATCGACGCGGATGCGGACCTCGGACCGCGAGACGTTACCGTGACGACCGGTGGTGAGGTAGAGACAGTCCCTGCGGGCTTCACCGTCCAACCAACGACGGTGTCTCCACCGACGGTGCTCTTCTCCAGCCCCGCTTACTACGAAGGCGGAGTGCCGATCAATACCAAGATCACCGCGGTCTTTAGCCAGCCTATGGACCGGACGAGCTTTACCGCCACCGACGTGAACGTGTACCTCGAGAGCAGCGTCCAAGGACAGATCAGCGTTTCTGGCTCCATCAGCCTGGATGCCTCGGGCCGTGTGCTTACGTTCATCCCGACGGTGCCCCTCGCCGTCGGGTCCAGTTATGAACTGTACCTGACGAGCGCCATCACCGACGCTTCAGGAAATGCACTCGATGCTTACGCCACTCTCTTCTCCACTGGCTTCACGGCGAGCACGACCGCGCCCCAGGTGGTCGCGGTGAACCCAATCGCCGATATCAAAAACGTGGGAACAAACGCTACGATCCAGGTCGAGTTCAACACGCCGATGGATCAGTCGACGCAGACCGGTCTGACAGTAAGCGACGGGGTAAATAGCATCCCGGGTTCATACAGTTGGAACACCAACACGAACTGCTTCTACGGGTATTCGTTCTACTACTCGTATCAGTGCACAGCAGGCACGATCGTCACGTTCACTCCCTCTCAGCCGCTCGCACCGAACCAGGCTTATACGGTGAACTATGGCGCGCCACTGGCCGACGCGGCGGGCAACGTCCTTGGCACCGGCTCCTTCGCGTACACTACGGGCGCTGGACCGGACACGACGAACGGAAGTTCGGGCGTGAGCTTCGGGTACTTCCAGCCGGACATGAGTACGAACTTCACTCCCCAGGTGAACTTCTCGAAGCCGGTCAACCGGATCGACGTCAATGCCAGCAACCTCTTCCTGTATGACTACGACAGCGGCAAATACCTGCGCGGCACGGTGAACGTAGCGGCGGACGGGCTGAGCGCGACCTTCGTGCCGGCAATGCCGTTGCTCCCCGACACGGCTTACGCCTTCGCCTTCAGCGGCGGCACGTTCGACATGGATGGCAACACCCTCTATGGCAACTACGCGTATTTCATCACAGGCGCCTCGTCGGACTCGACTCCACCCCAGGTAGCCAGCGTCAGTCCCTCGGATGGAACGAGCACGGTACCGTTGAACGCACAGGTGGCCATTCACTTCAACGAACCGGTCGATCCGGACTTCCCCGGGACCATGACGGTGACGCCCGATGGTGGCGTCCCAATACCCGGCACTGCGACTTTGTCGAGCGACCAGCTTACCCTTACCTTCCTTCCAACGAACTCTCTGAAAGGCATGACGAAGTACACGGTAGCGCTCACCGGGTATCAGGACTTCGCAGGCAACGTTGGGGTGAATTTCAATAGCCAGTTCACCACGACCACCACCGTTACGCCGATCTCTCTTTCCACGGGCTTCCTTGCTTCGGGCATGCTCAGCACGACCGACAACACAAGCGACGCGAACTGGGTGGTGACGGTAGGATCGAACGCTCCGGTCGCGGCGAAGATCGATGGGCCGGGAGATGGAGACTGGTCTACAAGCTACGCATCGAATGGGCCTAACTCCTCCTGGATTACGCTGAATCCGGACAGTCCTGCGGGGAATACGGCTGGTGTCTTCTCAAGGACGTTCAACCTTACAGGCTATAACCTCTCGAATCTTTGCCTTGTTGGCTCGATGGCCGTTGATATCACCGGGGGCCTGCAATTGAACGGCACTCCCATTACGCAGCCCATCGACACGTATTCCCTCGTGCCGTTGAACGTCGCCCTCCCTGTCGCCTCACTCAACGCGGGGGTGAACACGCTCTCGATGGTCTACTCCACGACGAACGACAACATTGACGCCTTCCGCCTGGAAGCCACCGTTCAGACATGTGGCGTCAGCTTTACGAGCGGTCTGCAACTTGTCAGGAGCACGCCCGCGATACAGGCGACGGGGGTGGCCACGAGTACAAGCATCACGTTGACCTTCAACCATCCGCTCGATCCAGCTACGGTCAACGCGAATACCATTCAGGTCCTAAACACCGGCGCGAGCTATAGCCAGATTGCCGGGAGCTACAAGGTGAACGGAAGCCAGGTGATCTACACCCCGGATAGCCCGTTCCCGGCGAATACGCAGATCAACGTCAACAGCTATGGCGGTCCCGTGGATACGGCCGGAGAGTCGCTCGGGAACGTCAACACACTCCTCTACTTCACCACGAACGCAACGTCGATCGCGCCGAGCGCACCGTTCGCGGTGACGGCCTTCTCTCCCGCACCCGATAGTACGAACATCGGTCTGCACGCTCCCGTCGTTGCGACCTTCAACCGCTCCTTCAATCCGCAGACGATCAATCCCACCAGCAGTGGAACGGACTTTGCGCTCTACGCCGGCGACAACCTGAACTGTACGAATTACATGAAGTCGCAGGACAACACGACGCTGCAGTTCAACTGCTACCCATTGCCCGCGAGTACGGCGATGACGGCTTTGATCAAAAGCAATCTGCAGGATATGTCGGGGCAGGGAGTCGCAAATTTCAGCAGCAAGTTCACAACGGCACCGGTCGACTCGAATACCCACGGCACGATCGTGACGGCACGGCCGGGCAGCGGCGCTACGTCCGTGCCGGCCAACTCTCCGCTCGTTCTCTTCACCAGTCTGCCAATCAGCACGTCAAGCGCCAATGCCGCCCTGAAAGTCTCGCAGAACGGCGTGTTGATCCCTGGCGCTATCCAGGTTCTCGATAGCGGTTATACCCTGCAGTTCACTCCAAGCTCGCCTTACGTCGCGGGGGCGCTCATCCAGTGGACCGTGACAGCCGATCTCGTGGATGCCACCTACGGCAGTAGCTTCACGGCGACGGGGGGCTACTTCACGGTGGCAGCTGATACCAGTATGACCATTCCTACACTCCAGGCCGCGTATCCCGCTGCAGGGGGAGGCACCGTACCAAACTCGATCTTCGAACTTCAGTTCAGTGCTCCGATCGATCCGGGCACAGTCAACGCGACGAACATATACCTCACCTACCAGGGGAACGGCGGATCCAATCTGGCTGCCACCCTCTCGCAGCCGCAGCCAAACACGATTCGGATTATTCCGCAGAGCGATCTAACAGGGTCTCCGGTATATTTGGTAATCGAGAGCGGGCTGCGCAGCACGACAAGCGTTCCTGCGCAGCAGACGGAATATTACTTCTTCCCGACTGGTGCGGACGATACAACGGTCCCGACGATCGTGAGCGCCGTACCGTATAACGGGGCGATCAACATCGGTGTGAACGCAACGCCGGGGATCGTCTTCAGCAAGGCTATCGATCCGGCAAGCATTAACAACAATACCTTCAAGGTCGCGAATGGAGGCGCGTCACTCCCTGGCGGCTACATGATCAGCACGGATAACACGCGCGTGCAGTTTGTCCCAAGTTCGCCTCTGCCGGTGAACGCGGACCTGACCATGACGCTCGAGGGTGTGCTCGACGGCGAGGGCCACGCGGCGTCGTTCTCCTCGCACTTCAAGACCGCCTCGGGTCCGGACTTCACGCCGCCCACGATTGTTTACAGCAGCGTCGGTGATGGAGAGACGGTTCCGGTCAACGCGACGGTTACCGTGCAGTTCAGCGAGTCAATGGATATCACCACCCTGAATACCCGAAATATTGATATCTACGACTACCTCCTTGGCACCTATGTCCCGGCGACACTTACCTTCAGCGCAGACCAGTCCGTGGCGTATCTCGTTCCGAACGCCCCGCTGGCTGCGGGACGACAGTACGTGCTGCAGGTCTACTCCGGGATGGATCTTGCCGGCAACCAGCTCCAGGGCAACTCTTTCTCATTCACCGCAGGGCTTGCGGCGGCATCCTCGGCACCCACGCTGCAGTATCTGAACCCGCTGCGTGGAGCGACAGGAGTCGGAGTGAACGTGCTGATTGAAGCGCAGTTCACGGGTGGAATCGACCCGAACACTCTTAGTGGTGTGGAGCTTCTGGCGGGAGTCAATTCCGTCCCGATCACTACCACGACCAGCAATGGGAACACCATCCTTCAGTTGACGCCGCAGACCCCGTTGACGCCGAATACCACCTATCAGGTGCGGATCGCAGGGGTGAAGGATCCTGCCGGAAACACGCTCTCGACCGTGACCAACAGCTTTACAACGGGAGCCACGTTCGATCTGGCCGGGCCACAGGTCGTCGCCTATGATCCGCCGAACGGCGCTGAGGTCGGGACGAACATCTCGCCGAAGTTTTACTTCAATAAGCCGCTGAATCCGATCACGGTGACGACCAGTAGCTTCCGGATGTACCGGGACGACACCGGTCAAAACATTCCGATCAGCGTGATTCCTGCCACGAATGGATTGAGCGTGACCTTGGAACCGCTGCACGCGATCGCTCCGAATGGACAGTACGAGTTTGCAGCCGGCTATGGATTCCAGGATGCAAACGGCAACAATGGCAATGGGCTCACTATCTATTTCTCCACCGGCGCGGGAACGAACACGACCGGGCCCTCGATTACGGTCAGCCCGGGCGCGGGAGCAACGGGTATCCCGCTCGACACGCACGTCGTGGCAACTTCGAGCGCCCCGATCGATCCCACAAGCTGGACGCAGAGCTCCATCCAGGTGCTCGACAACCTGAGTCAAGCCGTCGCGGGCACCATCGGCTTGACGGACACGCAGACACTCACCTTCGTCCCAACGAACCCGCTGAGCCAGAACGTCACCTACACCGTAAAGGCAGGCGGTTTCAACGATGCCAATGGAAATCCCGCGACACTTTCGAACACAAACTTCAGAACCGGGACGTCCGCCGGTACCGATGGGCTGACGCTCGCCAGCACGAACATCCCGTCAGGTGCGGCGAACGTAGCGAACACGCAGGCGATCATCCTGACGTTCAGCCAGATACTGAACCCGGCCTCGGTCAACGATAGTACGTTGCGCGTCCTGAATACCTATAACGGGAGCCTCGGTCTGGCCGGCACCTATTTGGTCAGTGGTAACCAGGTCACGTTTACCCCGGTCGCCCCCTATCCGGCTGGAGCGCAGATCTATGTTGTCTCCTGCGGCGGCCCCTCGGATGTGCAGGGTGATGTCTTCCTCAACGGCAGTTGCTACTCGCAGCTTCTCTCGTTCACGGTGAGCTCGGCGTCACCCGACACCACTCCTTTGAAGGTCGTCTCGATCAATCCGGCGGCGAATGCAACCGGCGTTCCTCTCACGACGCAGGTCTCCGTCACCTTCAACAAGTCGATCAACCCATCGAGCGTAAGCTATGGCGGCAGCAGCGCGTTGCTCTCAGCGGGACAGAGTATTCAGAACTATGGGAGCGTGAGCTTCTCGCCGGATAACCTTACCGTGACCTTCAACACCGGGGCACTCTACGGCAGTACGAAGTACACCGTGACTCTGCCTGCCGGGGGTATTACCGATATGTCGGGCAACGGTCTAGCCACAACCTTCGATAGTACATTCCAGACGATGAGCGCCACTTCAAACGCCACCGGATACGTCACGACGACGGCTCCGTCTTCAGTGGGTAACGTTCCGTCTGATTCGTTGCTTACGCTCTTTGTCAACGAGATGGTCGACCCCTCCACCGTTCAGGGAAACCTGGTTGTCACGGTGAACGGAGAGGTATATCCGGGAACGGTACAGGCAGTCGCCAGCGGATACGAGGTGCAATATACGCCGCAGGTACCCTTCCCGGCGGGGGCAGTCGTCCAGTGGTTCTTCTCGAATGTCTACGATACGAACGGCAACGCTATCCAGGCGAGGTCCGGCTATTTCTATGTGCAGGCGGTACCCGATCCGATGGGTGCGCCGATCATCGTTGCGGGGAGCCCGGCTTCCTCTTCGACGAATGTCCCGACGAACGCCGTATTCGATGAGCAGTACAGCCTGCCCATCGATGCGTCCACACTGAGCTCGGCGTCCTTTTACAGCTACTATGGGGCCATTCCTGCGCTGAACGTGACCCTTCTATCGCCGGCCGTGGTGCGCATTGCACCAGCCACGCCGTTGTTGCCCTCGACCGCCTACTATGTATGCCAGAGCGGATCGATCAAGGGCACCAATGGGGTGACCGCGCAGGGAACCTGCATCAATTTCACCACGACGGCGGGTCCGGATACCTCGCAAGGTGCGGTGAAGATTGGGCCGCCGAATGGATCAAAGAATGTCGGCACGAATGGCATGGTTCGGCTGGTGTTCTCCAAACCCGTCGACGCGACTACAGTGACCACGGATACTGTAAAAGTGATGCATGGAAGCGTAAGCATACCGGGCACACTTACGCTGAGCTCCGACTACGGGACAAGCGGATACGACTTCATCGGGGCGACGTTTACCCCGGTGAATCCTCTGCCCCCTTCGACGACTCTCCAGGTAAGTGTCGACGGGGTAGAGGATTACGCGGGCAACGCGCTTGCGAAAGCCTCATCCCAGTTCACCACAGCGCCTGCACCGGACTTCAGCGCCGCGAACGTGACGCTTGATTTTGGCTACGGAACCACGGATATCGGAACCAATGCGACCTTCTCCTGCCGGTATTCGAAGCCGGTCGACCCCAGCAGTGTCAGCGCTGACCAGACTTATGTCAGCCTCACGGGTACCAACGCACGCGTGCCATCCACATTCCTCTTCTCCTCGGACATGGAATCGGTGACCATAAAGCCGGTCTCAGCCTTGACCGCAGACACCAGCTATGGCTATCAGTGTGTCGGAGCTCTTGATCTTACGGGCAACAATACCTATACGGGGTACGTTCAGTTCACCACGGGCAGCGGGCCGAGCAGCACTGGTCCAACGCTACTTCGCACGAATCCCCCAAGCGGAGCAACAAATGTCCCATTGAACACTGGCGAGGGGCCGTTCAACGCAACCAGCCTTGGCCTGCTCTTCGATAAGCCGCTCTCGGAGAATTCGTTGAGCAACGTCACCCTTAAGCCACAGGGCGGAAATCCTTTGTACATCGCGACTGGGCAGAACATCGGGGACACAGAGGTCAGCGTGTTTCTGGCTAACACTCTGCAACCGAATACCCAATACACCTACAGCATTACTGGCGTTACGGATTATTCGGGCAATCCGATCGCTCTAGTCACAAGTACCTTTACCACCGGCTCGGGAGTAGACTTCGTGAGCCCAACCGTCGCAGGCTTTATTCCAGCGGACGCGACCACCGGCGTATCCATGGGAACACCGCTGAAAGTGACTTTCAGCGAGCCAATGAACCCAGTGCTGATCGACAGCAATCACGTTGTTCTGCTCAACCACAACACGCAGGCTGTCATCCCCACTACGCTGAGCATATCGACCGATAACACGACGGTCTCGCTCACACCCGTTTCTCCGCTCGCAGCAGGTACGATTTACGATTTCGAGGTAGTAAATCCCAACTGGTACCTCACGGATATTGCGGGCAACCATCTCAACACATACGAAGCGATCGCTACCTTTACCACAGGGCCATGA